TTATGTCGGCGTTGTAGACAAAATACCTATGGGTGCTGCCATGAACAAAGCCTTAGTATTCAAAATGGGACAAACGCACGTTCATAAGTACTTAAACACGTTACTCGATCACATCCAAAATGGCAGGATCGATCCATCTTTCGTGATCACCCATCGTCTACCGTTAGATGAAGCACCCCGGGGTTACGAAATTTTCAGAGACAAGAAGGAAAACTGTATCAAAGTTGTACTCAAACCATAAGGCAGGAGAAAAGACACGGAGAGTGGGAGACGCAAAGATGCAAACAAAGAACTCTCCATGTCCCTCTATCCCCGCACGCAACTTCTCTCCGTGTCCTTCTAATCGATGATATCTCTATCGGGTGATGGGCAATGAACGAATATCCCCAGGCACTCTCACTCTTGGTGTCCGTTGAAAGTATTCGCGAGAGTAGTAATTTTGCCGATCGCCGTTATCTACAAACGGGAGCAATGCGATTTTATGAGATGGGTAAGCTCTTGAGGCAGGGAGAGAGAAAGAAACAAGTATATTCAGGGCTATTCAGGTAGTAAAAATTACTAAAACTTTCTCTTTGCTCCCTCTGCTTCCCCTACTCCCCAAGATGAAGTCAAAAGTAAAAAGGTGAGCCACTGCGGTGGACGGGAACACCTGCATAAAGCAAGTGGCGTTAGCGTCAGCGTTAGCGACGTTAGGAGCGTCACCCGAAGGGCAAAAGGCAAAAGAGAACTGATGAAGTCTTGAAATTTAATTCTTAATTCTTTTTTTTTACTTTTACCTTTTGACTTACTAGCCCCTGCTCCTCCTCACTCATCACTAATTTGGCGATTGGCATTTGTTCAACTTGTCCTGAATCCAAACTCTCAATTTTTTATCCCAATCTTTGAAGGAGGTTGCTAACGATGGCAAAAATCGTTGGTATTGATTTAGGAACTACAAATTCCTGTATAGCCGTAATGGAAGGTGGACAACCCATCGTTATTCCGAACACAGAAGGCGGTCGCACAACTCCGTCTGTGGTTGCTTACACCAAGAAGGGCGAAAAACTTGTCGGGCAAATTGCCAAGCGCCAGGGTGTAATGAACCCAGAAAACACCTTTTATTCCGTTAAGCGGTTCATCGGGCGCAGGTATGATGAAGTCACCCAAGAGGCAAAACAAGTTACTTACAAAGTGGTACGTGACAGCAATGGCAACGTCAAGCTACACTGTCCCGCTCTGAACAAGGAATTTTCACCCGAAGAAATCTCGGCTGAGGTAGTCCGCAAGCTGATAGATGATGCCAGCACATATCTGGGGGAACCGGTGAGGCAAGCGGTAATTACCACCCCTGCCTATTTCAATGACTCTCAACGGCAGGCCACCAAAGATGCCGGTAGAATTGCCGGGATTGAAGTTCTGCGAATTATCAACGAGCCAACGGCGGCTGCCCTCGCTTACGGACTTGACAAGAAAACTAACGAAACTATCTTGGTATTTGACTTAGGCGGTGGGACGTTTGATGTGTCTATCCTAGAAGTGGGTGATGGTGTGTTTGAAGTGAAAGCTACCAGTGGCGACACCCACTTGGGCGGTGATGACTTTGATAAGAGAATCGTAGACTGGCTAGCAACCGAATTCCAGCGTAACGAAGGCATCGACCTCCGTAAAGACAAACAAGCCCTGCAACGCCTCACCGAAGCAGCAGAAAAAGCCAAAATTGAACTGTCAAGCGCAACACAGACGAACATTAACTTACCTTTTATTACCGCAACCCCGGAAGGCCCGAAACATCTAGATATGACCTTAACGCGGGTACAGTTCGAGCAAATGTGCGCCGACTTGTTCGATCGCTGCCGCATTCCCGTCGAACAAGCCCTGCGCGATGCTAAACGGAGTCCCGCAGATATTGACGAAGTAATCCTAGTGGGTGGTGCAACTCGAATGCCGGCTGTCCAGCAACTGGTACGGCAGATAATAGGCAAAGACCCACACCAGGGTGTCAACCCGGATGAAGTCGTAGCAGTGGGTGCAGCGATTCAGGCGGGTGTGCTTGGGGGTGAGGTAAAAGACGTACTGCTCCTAGATGTTACGCCGTTGTCGCTGGGTGTTGAAACTCTAGGTGGTGTGACGACCAAGATTATTCCGCGCAATACCACTGTCCCAGTGAAGAAGTCTGAGGTGTTCTCAACGGCGGCTGACGCACAAACAAACG
Above is a window of Nostoc sp. UHCC 0702 DNA encoding:
- the dnaK gene encoding molecular chaperone DnaK is translated as MAKIVGIDLGTTNSCIAVMEGGQPIVIPNTEGGRTTPSVVAYTKKGEKLVGQIAKRQGVMNPENTFYSVKRFIGRRYDEVTQEAKQVTYKVVRDSNGNVKLHCPALNKEFSPEEISAEVVRKLIDDASTYLGEPVRQAVITTPAYFNDSQRQATKDAGRIAGIEVLRIINEPTAAALAYGLDKKTNETILVFDLGGGTFDVSILEVGDGVFEVKATSGDTHLGGDDFDKRIVDWLATEFQRNEGIDLRKDKQALQRLTEAAEKAKIELSSATQTNINLPFITATPEGPKHLDMTLTRVQFEQMCADLFDRCRIPVEQALRDAKRSPADIDEVILVGGATRMPAVQQLVRQIIGKDPHQGVNPDEVVAVGAAIQAGVLGGEVKDVLLLDVTPLSLGVETLGGVTTKIIPRNTTVPVKKSEVFSTAADAQTNVEIHVLQGEREMASDNKSLGTFRLDGIPPAPRGMPQIEVTFDIDANGILSATAREKATGKEQSISITGASTLDKSEVERMVKEAERNAEEDRRRREQIDTRNMADSVAYQAEKQLQDLGDKVPPADKSRVEGLIRDLRQAIEQNNIDRMKSLTNEIQQALMQIGTAVYSQAGASPNGGTSTDRQGGGEDVIDADFVEQK